Proteins encoded in a region of the Bactrocera tryoni isolate S06 chromosome 4, CSIRO_BtryS06_freeze2, whole genome shotgun sequence genome:
- the LOC120775886 gene encoding nuclear pore complex protein Nup153 isoform X3: MSAEYESSQSAAQSKGIMQKAKKNDSSNNDDDTLEDLAGSANNSIIGKVKSRVSSIIPSSFSKWFSPSTRNNDSLNGSLNLGTARRRRRLEIEDDEEYDDDDDTNENESLSRRDYKENLGHSDKVNKDSDEDDTDNNSEEDFPKARTLRSAKSEFVNEPPSKRSRISFDVSSVHQSPLIASTPAIGNNYRSIISHSIDNVLSKPTPSYITSNFTEGNVNSNVNTQQTTSSTFSTTYVPEVKPQDALTNRMKINEKQFDNVTGISSRRTLHLPSTSLAAKERDMSMEFSNLKRQSLGGVLDPKKLGSDPADTSTTITEVETFNRDNQSSTFSDRKERRNINGNTSTVVSSKKQKLNGIEIPEESNADAESSSESGDDCIGNNSELPHITNLGQRKTGLFNMSNINSQNGNKSRTSSFGNGINFYSHLEGRKSLFSGGINTAESVNVINNSTLSLTSLNRRQFNASIYGSTAALSDSRLLNTFSPFYKGKTTYGGAAAYKKYNTGAGSNRICNITPTVIRPTSSLSTLSSSNNSLIANTGGSNALSGLSNNGLENTSAISSTAKRILDLINDFATPLSEAKKMANTSVKANLQNLPQAKTRLNETDLQASRAMRLSQVRTPYSRPAVTLQPTIKNTTIAPPVKELQVPSISQLLQMKKMQSTTERSRQITMQSSDSVTHAIVRSGEYKLPIANENNLVDKERPQVQQQQQQHTNKIKSKVRSSGRVTASKNAANFEADEPPPPVNLPNIAFPLMQSVPKFDIALPKPQTAMPLDSIKPSLKNHDTLPKSQMSIENSTADASRNSNTAPFKFSAAINKIDPAKRTNHVTMSKSVVKDGDSSTTGIKMNFKFSAPLTFECFASNISSKHNSDTVIKRYTFSPPSDVNFEDNEQAKLESGKTVVSQLKSGSVLDALKKPFVLPSTTKEIISSSSFDGNESTSGFGDQFIKASNNKWECNTCLIRNESDVDKCVACETMRTKGSTTTSTLNANSKAPLIDSSLTLSAQFKKPLDEWECDVCMIRNKKQSDKCVACETVRKGVTESTSLSTSKWQSNSFGEAFKPKTNSWECPTCLINNKSDCNECIACQTKKPGSGSEDNTKTSSTTITKNTTYTFGFSNVHSKSSGQSTAQPDSGFKSLAASQMSAKWECDACMTRNDAARNKCVCCEQAKPGMATSDFPDNGPKFTFGSAASSKFTFGFGSSVNGATTSDSGAVLTSVAGSNQKTEEGNIKSSALENAQATSQAPPLGSGFIFGIKPTTVTSEKDVSSKNTENKDVADNGNNSKTSITESNISGFKFGGSTASENNDLNTKPNFQFGVPATTATATVTSSPAVKFSFAAPIPSVSAIGSESKEQPNSNTSLSSKPATGGFSFGNSTTPATSQSISGFSFGTGTTTTTTTFTFGASTSTTQPSQSSVTTTTSMSTATVKPMFSFGSNTTSTAPATKPTPSSIATTSITTTTLSAFSKPTVGFSFGSGVSGSATVSPATNAIFGSFSSPTVSGAPSAITSAPSTANSTLPNVSKNVFGTFGESSLPAKTTTTSAPSTTAAPSANPFGSINQNVAATISNESTKPIASATMIFGSAGSGSSNNKTNAGASQSSNVPFVFGSSTSIATTQGLSSNTTTNANIAAPAGWPKGGFAFGASSINSGTQNTNEPSKPLFGSFAPPAASSTTGTSGSMFGNTVNSGTAAGANATFGSAAANDSTVSPSTMFGANTSNAPTTHATQNLFGSVSTAPSSFGAPPTFGNNGNNALNSTPTFGAASSATFGSFGSTASNANGDGASAAKKSEPAFNFGGNSSQIGSNSGFSFGMQASAPAKPAFNFTASSAPAFNFTGSSSDVAKPFQFGATPPAPVFNFNSGAVEATPNAPFQFNAGTAPASSNIFAPTPTATSAPGAMQARRKIRQPARRLPPR, encoded by the exons ATGTCAGCAGAGTATGAAAGTAGTCAAAGCGCGGCGCAAAGCAAAGGTATAATGcagaaagcaaagaaaaatgatAGCAGCAATAATGACGATGACACCTTAGAGGATCTGGCGGGCTCAGCGAACAAC TCGATTATTGGGAAAGTAAAATCGCGAGTATCTAGCATAATCCCTAGcagtttttcaaaatggttttcaccaTCGACACGAAATAATGATTCATTAAATGGAAGCCTCAATTTAGGCACGGCGCGGCGCCGTCGGCGTTTAGAAATTGAGGACGATGAAGAAtatgacgatgatgatgacacaaatgaaaatgaaagtctTTCACGCAGAGATTATAAAGAAAATCTAGGCCACAGTGATAAAGTCAACAAAGACTCAGATGAAGATGATACTGACAACAATAGCGAAGAAGACTTCCCAAAGGCAAGAACTCTTCGGTCTGCAAAATCAGAATTTGTTAACGAACCACCTAGTAAACGATCCCGGATTAGTTTTGAT GTTTCAAGTGTTCATCAGTCGCCGTTAATCGCATCGACTCCTGCGATCGGCAATAATTATAGAAGTATCATCAGTCATTCTATAGATAATGTATTGTCTAAACCGACACCATCATACATTACAAGTAATTTCACAGAGGGAAATGTAAATAGCAACGTAAACACACAACAAACGACATCGTCCACGTTCAGTACAACATATGTACCCGAAGTTAAACCGCAAGATGCTCTTACGAATagaatgaaaattaatgaaaaacaatTTGATAACGTTACTGGAATTAG CTCAAGAAGAACTTTGCATTTGCCTTCGACTTCGCTGGCAGCTAAAGAACGCGATATGTCTATGgagttttcaaatttaaaacgtCAATCCCTTGGTGGTGTTTTGGATCCTAAGAAACTGGGATCAGATCCAGCGGACACTTCAACAACTATAACTGAAGTTGAAACATTCAATCGAGACAACCAATCATCAACCTTTTCGGATAGGAAAGAGCGCCGTAATATAAATGGGAATACATCGACAGTGGTAAGCAGTAAGAAACAAAAGTTGAACGGTATAGAGATACCTGAGGAGAGCAATGCAGATGCCGAATCATCTTCCGAAAGTGGTGACGACTGTATCGGCAATAATTCTGAGTTGCCTCATATCACAAATTTAGGGCAACGTAAAACAGGTTTATTTAATATGTCCAATATAAATAGCCAAAACGGAAATAAGAGCCGAACTTCTTCGTTTGGAAATGGCATCAATTTTTATTCTCATTTAGAAGGCCGTAAATCGCTATTTTCTGGCGGAATAAACACTGCCGAATCTGTTAATGTTATAAACAATTCTACTTTATCTCTGACATCTCTTAATAGACGCCAATTTAATGCTTCTATATATGGCAGTACGGCAGCTTTAAGCGATAGTAGATTGCTAAATACATTCTCACCTTTCTACAAAGGAAAAACTACATACGGAGGCGCAGCAGCCTACAAGAAATATAATACTGGCGCAGGGTCGAACAGAATCTGTAATATCACACCAACTGTAATACGCCCCACTTCGAGTTTATCGACACTATCCTCTTCGAATAATTCGCTTATTGCAAATACTGGCGGGTCAAACGCATTAAGTGGTTTGAGCAACAATGGTTTAGAAAACACTTCAGCCATTTCCAGTACAGCTAAACGGATATTAGACTTGATAAACGACTTTGCCACACCCTTAAGCGAAGCTAAGAAGATGGCTAATACAAGCGTCAAGGCAAATCTACAAAATCTTCCACAAGCTAAAACGCGTTTAAATGAAACTGATCTACAAGCGTCACGGGCAATGCGTCTTTCACAAGTGCGCACACCTTACTCACGGCCGGCTGTCACCTTGCAGCCAACAATTAAGAACACAACTATAGCCCCACCTGTAAAGGAATTGCAAGTACCGTCGATATCACAGTtattgcaaatgaaaaaaatgcaaagcacCACCGAACGCTCACGACAAATAACCATGCAAAGCAGTGACAGTGTCACGCACGCAATAGTCAGGAGCGGTGAATATAAACTACCTATAGCAAACGAAAACAACTTGGTCGATAAGGAGAGGCCACAAgttcaacagcaacagcagcaacatacaaataaaataaaaagcaaagttCGATCATCTGGTCGTGTTACTGCATCAAAGAACGCTGCAAATTTTGAAGCAGACGAACCTCCACCTCCAGTCAATTTGCCCAATATAGCGTTTCCGCTTATGCAGTCGGTACCAAAGTTTGACATAGCTCTACCAAAGCCTCAAACAGCTATGCCTCTCGATAGCATTAAGCCCAGCTTAAAAAATCACGATACCTTGCCCAAATCGCAAATGTCAATCGAAAATAGTACAGCCGACGCCAGTAGAAACAGTAATACAGCTCCATTCAAATTTAGCGCAGCCATTAACAAAATTGACCCTGCAAAACGAACCAATCACGTAACGATGTCCAAGTCAGTTGTAAAGGATGGTGATTCATCCACTACaggaattaaaatgaatttcaaattttcagcaCCACTAACTTTTGAATGTTTTGCTTCGAATATTTCGTCAAAACATAATTCGGATACAGTTATTAAAAGGTACACATTTAGTCCGCCAAGCGATGTAAACTTTGAAGACAACGAGCAAGCGAAACTAGAAAGTGGTAAAACGGTAGTATCCCAACTGAAAAGCGGTAGTGTGCTTGATGCCCTGAAAAAACCCTTTGTTTTGCCGTCAACcacaaaagaaattatatcaAGCTCAAGCTTTGATGGCAACGAGTCCACAAGTGGTTTTGGCGATCAGTTCATAAAAGCTTCAAACAATAAGTGGGAATGCAACACTTGTTTGATTCGTAATGAGAGTGATGTAGATAAATGCGTAGCCTGTGAAACTATGCGCACAAAAGGATCAACGACTACATCAACGCTAAATGCCAATTCCAAAGCACCTCTAATTGATAGCTCTTTAACTTTGAGTGCTCAATTCAAAAAACCTTTGGATGAGTGGGAGTGCGACGTTTGTATGATACGGAATAAAAAGCAATCCGATAAATGTGTCGCATGTGAGACTGTGCGTAAAGGAGTGACAGAGTCCACCAGCTTAAGCACAAGTAAGTGGCAGTCTAATTCATTTGGTGAAGCATTTAAACCGAAAACCAACTCTTGGGAATGCCCAACTTGCCTTATAAACAACAAATCCGATTGCAATGAATGTATTGCTTGTCAGACAAAGAAACCAGGCAGTGGAAGCGAGGATAACACTAAAACTAGCTCTACAACAATCACTAAAAACACAACATATACATTTGGTTTCAGTAATGTTCACAGCAAGTCTTCCGGTCAATCAACTGCTCAACCGGATTCTGGTTTCAAATCACTAGCGGCATCCCAAATGTCAGCTAAGTGGGAATGTGATGCTTGCATGACGCGAAATGATGCCGCTCGCAATAAATGCGTTTGTTGTGAACAAGCGAAACCTGGAATGGCAACGTCAGATTTTCCAGACAATGGTCCTAAGTTTACATTTGGCTCAGCCGCATCGTCAAAATTCACTTTTGGCTTTGGGTCCAGTGTGAATGGAGCAACGACTTCAGATTCCGGTGCAGTATTGACATCCGTAGCCGGATCAAATCAAAAGACTGAAGAAGGCAATATAAAAAGTTCAGCATTGGAAAACGCACAGGCTACAAGCCAGGCACCACCTTTAGGCAGTGGcttcatatttggcataaaacCTACTACTGTCACAAGTGAAAAAGATGTTTCCAGCAAGAACACGGAAAACAAGGATGTCGCAGATAACGGAAACAATTCTAAGACGTCAATAACTGAATCAAACATAAGCGGTTTTAAATTTGGCGGAAGCACCGCTTCAGAGAACAATGATCTTAATACAAAACCCAACTTCCAATTTGGCGTGCCAGCAACCACTGCTACAGCTACGGTGACATCATCACCAGCTGTCAAATTCAGCTTTGCCGCACCAATACCTTCTGTCAGTGCTATTGGAAGTGAATCTAAGGAACAACCTAACTCTAATACGTCATTAAGTAGTAAACCTGCGACTGGAGGCTTTTCTTTTGGTAATAGCACAACACCAGCAACGTCTCAATCAATTAGTGGATTTTCATTCGGCACaggtacaacaacaaccacaacaacatttACTTTCGGCGCCTCTACATCCACAACTCAACCCAGTCAATCATCAGTTACAACAACCACATCAATGTCGACTGCCACCGTTAAACCAATGTTTAGTTTTGGCAGTAATACTACCTCAACTGCACCAGCAACAAAGCCAACGCCATCTTCAATAGCTACAACATCTATAACCACTACAACGCTTTCGGCCTTTTCAAAGCCTACAGTGGGTTTTAGTTTCGGTAGCGGTGTCTCAGGGTCTGCTACAGTCTCTCCGGCTACCAATGCTATTTTTGGTAGCTTTAGTTCTCCTACCGTTTCTGGGGCTCCATCTGCTATTACATCGGCGCCCAGCACAGCGAACTCTACATTGCCCAATGTGTCCAAAAATGTTTTTGGTACGTTTGGTGAAAGCAGCTTACCGGCCAAGACAACTACTACCTCAGCTCCATCAACCACTGCTGCACCTTCAGCAAATCCTTTCGGATCGATAAACCAAAATGTTGCGGCAACTATCAGTAATGAGTCAACAAAGCCCATTGCTTCAGCGACAATGATTTTCGGAAGTGCTGGGAGTGGCAGTTCGAATAATAAAACCAATGCCGGTGCGTCTCAGTCCTCGAATGTGCCGTTTGTTTTTGGTTCATCAACATCAATTGCCACCACGCAAGGTTTATCGAGCAATACAACGACAAATGCAAACATAGCTGCACCTGCCGGTTGGCCGAAAGGTGGATTCGCTTTCGGAGCATCCTCTATCAATTCTGGTACACAGAATACAAATGAGCCTTCTAAACCTTTATTTGGGAGTTTCGCCCCTCCTGCAGCTTCGTCAACGACAGGGACTAGTGGCTCAATGTTTGGAAACACAGTTAATAGTGGCACAGCTGCGGGTGCGAATGCTACTTTTGGCAGTGCGGCAGCCAATGATTCTACAGTGAGTCCCAGCACAATGTTCGGAGCTAACACTTCCAACGCACCGACCACACATGCAACGCAAAACCTTTTTGGCAGCGTGTCTACTGCGCCATCTTCATTCGGTGCACCTCCAACCTTTGGTAATAACGGTAACAACGCCCTCAACAGTACTCCGACCTTTGGCGCCGCCAGTTCGGCAACGTTCGGAAGCTTCGGCTCTACGGCATCGAATGCTAATGGTGATGGTGCATCTGCTGCAAAGAAATCCGAGCCGGCATTCAATTTCGGCGGAAACAGCTCTCAAATAGGATCAAAt AGTGGTTTTAGTTTTGGAATGCAAGCAAGTGCTCCAGCTAAACCAGCATTCAATTTCACAGCTTCAAGTGCGCCCGCTTTTAACTTCACCGGTTCCTCCAGTGAT GTGGCTAAACCTTTTCAATTCGGAGCTACACCACCAGCGCcggttttcaattttaatagtGGGGCTGTGGAG GCCACACCGAATGCACCTTTCCAATTTAATGCAGGTACTGCGCCTGCTTCAAGCAATATTTTTGC GCCAACACCTACAGCGACAAGCGCCCCCG